Part of the Pseudomonas chlororaphis genome, CTGGCGCTGATCGATGATCCCAAGGCACTGGACGTGGCCAAGCTCAAGCGCAAGAGCCTGTCACTGCATTGGGAGTTCATGTACACCCGTTCGCTGTTCGAGACGCCCGACATGATCGAACAACACTCGCTGCTCAACCGGGTCGCCGAGCTGATCGATGCCGGCACGCTGAAGACCACCGTCGGCGAACATTTCGGCACCATCAACGCCGAGAACCTGCGGCGCGCCCATGGGTTGCTGGAGAGCGGCAAGTCCAAGGGCAAGATCGTACTCGAAGGGTTCTGACCGCGCGGGCCTGGGGTGGCGAGGGAGCGAATGCCCTCGCCACCCTCCCTTCATCGTGCCGTCAGTCCGAGACTTGACCGTTGTCACATTTGCGATCGCATTCCGGTCTACACTCGAGGCCTTTGCAACGCAATCTTTTACGTGAGGAGGTCAGCAATGAAGATCCTGATAAAAGAAGTGGCAAAATCCCAATGGCAGGTGCGCCTCGACCAGCACGTCGTGACGTTCCGCACCGAGGCCGAAGCCCAGGCCTTCGCCAATACCCTGCAAGCGCGAATCCACGCGCCGCATCATTTCCCCGAACAGCAGCAACGCGCGGCCGGCTGAATCAGACCTTGCCGGCGGCCTGGGCCAGTGCCCGGGTATTTTGCAGGCGCCGGGTCAGCATGGCTGCGCTGACCACCAACAGCCCGCAAAGGCTGATCACCAATGCCATGGGCACGGCGGTGCCGTCATGCAGCGCCGCCACCAGCGCGGCAGACCCGGCTGCCACGGAAAACTGCAGGCAGCCTAACAGAGCCGAAGCGCTGCCGGCCCGGGCGCCCTGCCCGGTCATGGCGCAGGCCGAGGCATTGGGTAGGATGCACCCCAGGCTGGCGATGCAGATGAACAGTGGGATCAGAAGCGGCCACAACTGCTCGGGCTGCAACGCGCTCACCGCCAGCAGGCTCAACCCCGCCAACAGGTAAACCCATACGGCGCGGGCCAGCAAGAACGCCGGGCCGCGCTTGGCCAACAACCGGGCGTTGACCTGGGCGACCAGGATGAAGCCGGCCGCATTGGTGCCGAACAGCCAGCCGAAGTGTTCGGCAGGCACCCCATACAACTTGATGAAAACGAACGGCGAGCCGGCGATGTAGGCAAACATCCCAGCGATGGCGATCCCACCCGTCAAGGCATGACCCAAGTAGATCGGGTCGGTCAGCAGCCGCATGTATTGGCGCAGTGCCCCTGACAGCGGTTGTCGAGGCACATGGTCCGGCAGGCTTTCCGGCAACCACAAGGCCACGGCCGTCGCCGCCAGCGCGCTGAACAGAGTCAGGGCGATGAAGATCGATTGCCAGCCATGCAGGTTCACCAGCAAGCCGCCGAGCATCGGCGCCAGGATCGGCGCCAGGCCCATCACCAGCATCAGTTGCGAGAACACCTTGGCCGAGCCCACCGCGTCGCATTTGTCGCTCACCACCGCCCGGGAAATCACCATGCCGGCGCAACCGCCCAGGGCCTGGACGAAACGGGCAGCGATCAGCCATTCGAGGTTCGGCGCATAGGCACACGCCAGGGACGCCAGGGTGAACAAGCCGACGCCGGCCAGCAGGGGAATGCGTCGCCCGAAGCGATCCGCCACCGGGCCATAGCCCAGTTGCCCGATGGACAACCCAAGGAAATAGGCGGCCAAGGTCAGTTGAATGTGTTTTTCGTCCGTACCGAAGGCGGTCGCCATGGCCGGGAAGGCGGGCAGGTAAAAGTCGATCGCCAAGGGACCGAAAGCGCTCAAGGCGCCAAGAATCAGAATGATGCGAAGGTTCATCGGGCGTCCAGGTCAGGCGTCAGTCGGCAGCCCGACAGTTTAGCCCTGCCGGGCGCGCTTGAACATTCCGATAGGTCGCTAACGATTAAAAAACTTCAGGCGGCACTGACCTCGTACCCCTCCTCCTTGATGGCCTCGACCACTGCGGCGGCTGGCAGCGAACTCTGGACCTGGACCGTCTTCGCGCTCAGGTCGACCTGCACGTCGGCGGCCGGATCGCGGGCCTGCACAGCCTGAGTGATGGCTTTGACACAGTGGCCGCAGGACATGCCCTGGACATTGAATACTTGCATGGGATGACTCCTTGGATTGAGGTTGCCAGCAGTTTCAAGCTTGCCCTCATGGCAAGGTCAAGTTCCAGGGAAAACTGCCGGGCTGGCAATCGGCAACGGCCTCAGCCAAGCTGCACACATCAAGGATTCCACACCGGAGGTTCAGCCATGCGCTGGTCAGCGTTCAGCCTGTTTTGCATGCTCGGTTTTTCAGCGGTGGTGCCCCAGGCATCGGCCGACGACTACGGCGTGCTGATCATTTCCCGCGAGCGCCTGGAAGTGGCGACGTCCTGCGAAATCGGCATCTATATCCAGGATCAGCTCTCGGCTCGACTGTTCCAGGAACAAAGCACCTCGTTCAACCTGCCGGCCGGCCGATTCTCCCTGCGCCTGAAACTGCTGCCAGGCCAGGCACCGGGGTGCAACCCGGGCATGCTCGCGCCGGGCTCCCAGGAAATCGTGCTCAAGGCCGGCGACATCCTCAAGTACCGCATCGCCATGAACGAGCAAGGCATGTACCTCAAGCAGGCCGCGTTGGGTTAC contains:
- a CDS encoding major facilitator transporter, which translates into the protein MNLRIILILGALSAFGPLAIDFYLPAFPAMATAFGTDEKHIQLTLAAYFLGLSIGQLGYGPVADRFGRRIPLLAGVGLFTLASLACAYAPNLEWLIAARFVQALGGCAGMVISRAVVSDKCDAVGSAKVFSQLMLVMGLAPILAPMLGGLLVNLHGWQSIFIALTLFSALAATAVALWLPESLPDHVPRQPLSGALRQYMRLLTDPIYLGHALTGGIAIAGMFAYIAGSPFVFIKLYGVPAEHFGWLFGTNAAGFILVAQVNARLLAKRGPAFLLARAVWVYLLAGLSLLAVSALQPEQLWPLLIPLFICIASLGCILPNASACAMTGQGARAGSASALLGCLQFSVAAGSAALVAALHDGTAVPMALVISLCGLLVVSAAMLTRRLQNTRALAQAAGKV
- a CDS encoding copper resistance protein CopZ produces the protein MQVFNVQGMSCGHCVKAITQAVQARDPAADVQVDLSAKTVQVQSSLPAAAVVEAIKEEGYEVSAA